From Coffea arabica cultivar ET-39 chromosome 2e, Coffea Arabica ET-39 HiFi, whole genome shotgun sequence, the proteins below share one genomic window:
- the LOC113732630 gene encoding uncharacterized protein isoform X1, which yields MNKIYYSFCLIFSLAWLAVMAASNSNITADQSALLAFKDRMITSESQKILAKNWSVTSFVCDWMGITCGSRHLRVTALNISDMNLAGTIPPQLGNLSFLVSLDIKRNNFHGELPRELAHLRRLRHLDFGINNLGGELPSWFGYLHKLQYLSLRNNSFTGSIPPSISNMSNLETLWLSHNSLEGSVPIEFQNLNNLENLIIEQNQLSGPFPLHISNISSLQAISFMSNRLSGILPDNICHGLQKLTWLGLGGNNLTGQIPSTLSQCSLLQQFSLASNHLSGSIPKAIWNLTMLEGLYLGSNNLTGATPNEIGNLTMLTILDFAVNKLSGAIPMEIGNLAWLTSLYFQSNKLTGGIPEKIGNLHRLETLVLGDNTLSGSIPTEISNISSLQVIELYQNKFSGTIPLTMNHKLNNLETLSLYQNYLSGVIPNSISNASNLVDLMLDDNELIGSIPSSLGSLRNLQLINLAFNRLSSESSSPELSFFTSLTTCRSLRYLEVHQNPLNGFLPASFSNYSSSLEDFGAFNCKIKGSIPLGISNLSSLLYLDFSNNELIGSIPRTINRLMNLQEFYLESNQIRDVLDSFCGFQSLGYLALGQNQFFGSIPECFRNMTSLRQIFLDSNRLASTIPATLLSMKDLQVLSLSSNFFSGSLPREIGNLKAIYSLDLSINKLSDVIPTTIGELQALQTLSLAKNNLQGSIPKSISNMLNLEFLDISHNNLSGTIPKSLEALKYLKEFNVSFNRLSGEIPRGGPFRSFTGQLFMNNEALCGDPRLSVPPCQSNSITKSNKRKKLLLVMLLSGIAAILMVVTITIWILRWLKKPNISSGTELMSVAKYGRFSYYELLHSTNNYSESNLIGKGSIGSVYKGILSDGIAVAIKVFNLQVEGALKSFDRECEVLKSLRHRNLTKVLGSCSNPEFKALVLKYMPNGSLETWLYSHNYLLDLIQRVNIMIDVACALEYLHYGYNIPVVHCDLKPSNILLDEDMVAHVSDFGITKMFGEGESILHTETFATLGYIAPEYGSEGIVSTRIDVYSFGIVLMETFTRVKPTDEMFSRDLILKSWVEDSLPDAFQVIDANLIRQEDEHFTDKMKCVIFIMKLALNCCRESPGERMNMKDVLVELKKIKHQLLIIVSSYHFVQILPLDIGSCFSYSFELITYYFF from the exons ATGAACAAAATCTACTACTCTTTCTGCCTTATCTTTAGTTTAGCGTGGTTAGCCGTCATGGCAGCCAGCAACAGTAACATTACAGCTGATCAATCAGCTCTTCTTGCTTTTAAAGATCGCATGATCACCTCAGAATCTCAGAAAATCTTGGCAAAAAACTGGTCCGTCACCTCCTTCGTCTGTGATTGGATGGGGATCACCTGTGGCTCTCGACACCTCCGAGTGACTGCCCTGAATATTTCAGACATGAACCTTGCTGGTACTATACCTCCTCAACTTGGGAATCTGTCCTTTCTTGTTTCCCTTGACATTAAGAGAAACAATTTCCATGGAGAACTGCCTCGTGAGCTTGCTCACTTGCGCCGATTAAGACACCTTGATTTTGGAATCAACAATCTCGGTGGAGAGCTTCCCTCCTGGTTTGGTTATTTACACAAACTCCAATACCTTTCTCTCAGAAACAACAGCTTTACGGGTTCTATCCCGCCTTCCATCTCTAACATGTCAAACTTGGAGACGCTATGGCTGTCACACAATTCCCTTGAAGGGAGCGTTCCAATAGAATTTCAGAATCTTAATAATTTGGAGAATTTGATTATTGAGCAGAATCAGCTTTCGGGTCCGTTTCCTCTCCACATCTCCAATATTTCCTCGTTGCAAGCCATCTCTTTTATGAGCAACAGGTTATCTGGCATTCTTCCAGACAACATCTGTCACGGCCTTCAGAAACTTACCTGGCTTGGTCTAGGAGGTAATAATTTGACTGGTCAAATACCTTCAACATTATCTCAGTGTTCACTGCTTCAGCAGTTTTCCTTGGCTTCGAACCATTTAAGTGGATCCATACCTAAGGCAATTTGGAACTTGACAATGCTGGAGGGACTATACCTGGGGAGTAACAATTTAACAG GTGCAACTCCAAATGAAATAGGGAATCTAACCATGCTGACCATTTTAGATTTTGCCGTCAACAAATTGAGTG GTGCAATTCCAATGGAAATAGGGAATTTAGCTTGGTTGACGAGTTTATATTTTCAAAGCAACAAATTGACAG GTGGAATACCTGAAAAGATTGGGAACCTTCACAGATTGGAGACGCTTGTTCTAGGTGATAATACATTGTCGGGTTCCATACCTACAGAAATTTCTAACATTTCATCTCTCCAAGTTATTGAACTCTATCAGAACAAGTTCTCAGGAACTATTCCTTTGACAATGAATCATAAGCTTAACAATCTGGAGACTTTATCTCTTTATCAGAATTACTTAAGTGGAGTTATTCCTAACTCCATCTCAAATGCTTCAAACCTTGTTGATTTGATGCTTGACGATAATGAGCTCATAGGTTCAATTCCCAGCTCTTTAGGAAGTTTAAGAAATCTTCAATTGATAAACTTGGCTTTCAATAGGCTGTCAAGTGAATCCTCATCTCCAGAATTAAGCTTTTTCACTTCCTTGACGACTTGTAGATCcttgagatatttagaggtgcaTCAAAATCCTCTAAATGGTTTTCTACCAGCTTCCTTTTCTAACTACTCAAGTTCTCTAGAAGATTTTGGTGCATTCAATTGTAAAATCAAAGGAAGCATCCCACTCGGAATCAGCAATTTGAGCAGTTTATTATACcttgatttttcaaataatgaATTGATTGGATCTATCCCAAGAACTATCAATAGGCTGATGAATCTTCAGGAGTTTTACTTAGAGTCCAATCAAATAAGAGATGTCTTGGACAGTTTTTGTGGATTCCAAAGTTTGGGGTACTTAGCATTAGGCCAAAATCAATTCTTTGGTAGTATTCCAGAATGCTTCAGAAATATGACAAGTTTGAGACAGATATTTCTGGACTCCAACAGGTTGGCATCCACCATACCTGCTACGCTATTGAGCATGAAAGATCTCCAAGTTCTAAGCCTGTCATCAAATTTCTTTAGTGGATCGCTGCCTCGAGAGATTGGGAACCTCAAAGCAATATATAGTTTAGATCTCTCGATTAATAAGTTGTCAGATGTTATTCCTACTACAATTGGAGAGCTACAAGCTTTACAAACTCTTTCATTGGCAAAAAATAATTTACAGGGTTCTATACCAAAATCAATTAGTAACATGTTGAACTTGGAATTCTTGGACATTTCACACAATAATCTCTCTGGCACAATACCCAAGTCATTGGAAGCACTCAAATACCTTAAGGAATTTAACGTTTCTTTTAATAGATTAAGTGGTGAAATTCCTCGAGGTGGTCCCTTTAGAAGCTTTACAGGTCAATTATTCATGAACAATGAAGCACTCTGTGGTGACCCAAGGCTTAGTGTTCCACCATGTCAAAGTAATTCAATTacaaaatcaaacaaaagaaagaagctTCTGCTTGTAATGTTGCTGTCAGGTATTGCAGCAATATTGATGGTAGTTACTATAACAATATGGATTCTAAGATGGTTGAAGAAACCAAACATTTCTAGTGGAACAGAGTTGATGTCAGTGGCAAAATATGGAAGATTTTCATACTATGAACTTTTGCACTCAACTAATAACTACAGTGAAAGCAATTTGATTGGAAAAGGGAGCATTGGTTCTGTTTACAAAGGGATCCTAAGTGATGGCATTGCTGTGGCTATCAAGGTATTCAACTTGCAAGTGGAAGGTGCATTGAAAAGTTTTGATAGAGAATGTGAGGTACTAAAGAGTCTACGCCATCGAAATCTTACAAAGGTGCTTGGTAGTTGCTCCAACCCTGAATTTAAAGCCTTGGTGCTCAAATACATGCCCAACGGGAGTCTTGAGACGTGGTTGTACTCGCACAACTATTTATTAGATCTAATTCAAAGAGTAAATATAATGATCGATGTTGCTTGTGCATTGGAGTATCTCCATTATGGTTACAATATTCCTGTGGTACATTGTGACCTGAAGCCCAGTAACATCTTGCTTGATGAAGATATGGTCGCTCATGTAAGTGATTTTGGTATTACAAAAATGTTTGGTGAAGGAGAAAGTATTTTGCACACCGAAACCTTTGCAACACTGGGATACATTGCACCAG AGTATGGATCAGAAGGGATAGTTTCCACAAGAATCGATGTATACAGTTTTGGAATAGTTTTGATGGAAACTTTTACAAGGGTAAAGCCCACTGATGAAATGTTTTCACGAGATTTGATCCTTAAAAGTTGGGTAGAAGATTCTCTCCCTGATGCATTTCAGGTCATTGATGCGAACTTAATAAGGCAAGAGGATGAGCATTTCACCGATAAGATGAAATGTGTTATATTTATCATGAAATTGGCTTTGAACTGCTGTAGAGAATCTCCAGGAGAAAGGATGAATATGAAAGATGTTTTagtagaattgaagaagattaaACACCAACTTCTTATCATAGTAAGTTCTTACCATTTTGTGCAAATTTTACCTCTCGATATAGGAAGTTGCTTTTCGTATTCTTTTGAACTCATAACCTACTATTTCTTCTAG
- the LOC113732630 gene encoding uncharacterized protein isoform X2 — translation MNKIYYSFCLIFSLAWLAVMAASNSNITADQSALLAFKDRMITSESQKILAKNWSVTSFVCDWMGITCGSRHLRVTALNISDMNLAGTIPPQLGNLSFLVSLDIKRNNFHGELPRELAHLRRLRHLDFGINNLGGELPSWFGYLHKLQYLSLRNNSFTGSIPPSISNMSNLETLWLSHNSLEGSVPIEFQNLNNLENLIIEQNQLSGPFPLHISNISSLQAISFMSNRLSGILPDNICHGLQKLTWLGLGGNNLTGQIPSTLSQCSLLQQFSLASNHLSGSIPKAIWNLTMLEGLYLGSNNLTGATPNEIGNLTMLTILDFAVNKLSGAIPMEIGNLAWLTSLYFQSNKLTGGIPEKIGNLHRLETLVLGDNTLSGSIPTEISNISSLQVIELYQNKFSGTIPLTMNHKLNNLETLSLYQNYLSGVIPNSISNASNLVDLMLDDNELIGSIPSSLGSLRNLQLINLAFNRLSSESSSPELSFFTSLTTCRSLRYLEVHQNPLNGFLPASFSNYSSSLEDFGAFNCKIKGSIPLGISNLSSLLYLDFSNNELIGSIPRTINRLMNLQEFYLESNQIRDVLDSFCGFQSLGYLALGQNQFFGSIPECFRNMTSLRQIFLDSNRLASTIPATLLSMKDLQVLSLSSNFFSGSLPREIGNLKAIYSLDLSINKLSDVIPTTIGELQALQTLSLAKNNLQGSIPKSISNMLNLEFLDISHNNLSGTIPKSLEALKYLKEFNVSFNRLSGEIPRGGPFRSFTGQLFMNNEALCGDPRLSVPPCQSNSITKSNKRKKLLLVMLLSGIAAILMVVTITIWILRWLKKPNISSGTELMSVAKYGRFSYYELLHSTNNYSESNLIGKGSIGSVYKGILSDGIAVAIKVFNLQVEGALKSFDRECEVLKSLRHRNLTKVLGSCSNPEFKALVLKYMPNGSLETWLYSHNYLLDLIQRVNIMIDVACALEYLHYGYNIPVVHCDLKPSNILLDEDMVAHVSDFGITKMFGEGESILHTETFATLGYIAPEYGSEGIVSTRIDVYSFGIVLMETFTRVKPTDEMFSRDLILKSWVEDSLPDAFQVIDANLIRQEDEHFTDKMKCVIFIMKLALNCCRESPGERMNMKDVLVELKKIKHQLLIISNLEWTRYNVANQIKQILLYNPKA, via the exons ATGAACAAAATCTACTACTCTTTCTGCCTTATCTTTAGTTTAGCGTGGTTAGCCGTCATGGCAGCCAGCAACAGTAACATTACAGCTGATCAATCAGCTCTTCTTGCTTTTAAAGATCGCATGATCACCTCAGAATCTCAGAAAATCTTGGCAAAAAACTGGTCCGTCACCTCCTTCGTCTGTGATTGGATGGGGATCACCTGTGGCTCTCGACACCTCCGAGTGACTGCCCTGAATATTTCAGACATGAACCTTGCTGGTACTATACCTCCTCAACTTGGGAATCTGTCCTTTCTTGTTTCCCTTGACATTAAGAGAAACAATTTCCATGGAGAACTGCCTCGTGAGCTTGCTCACTTGCGCCGATTAAGACACCTTGATTTTGGAATCAACAATCTCGGTGGAGAGCTTCCCTCCTGGTTTGGTTATTTACACAAACTCCAATACCTTTCTCTCAGAAACAACAGCTTTACGGGTTCTATCCCGCCTTCCATCTCTAACATGTCAAACTTGGAGACGCTATGGCTGTCACACAATTCCCTTGAAGGGAGCGTTCCAATAGAATTTCAGAATCTTAATAATTTGGAGAATTTGATTATTGAGCAGAATCAGCTTTCGGGTCCGTTTCCTCTCCACATCTCCAATATTTCCTCGTTGCAAGCCATCTCTTTTATGAGCAACAGGTTATCTGGCATTCTTCCAGACAACATCTGTCACGGCCTTCAGAAACTTACCTGGCTTGGTCTAGGAGGTAATAATTTGACTGGTCAAATACCTTCAACATTATCTCAGTGTTCACTGCTTCAGCAGTTTTCCTTGGCTTCGAACCATTTAAGTGGATCCATACCTAAGGCAATTTGGAACTTGACAATGCTGGAGGGACTATACCTGGGGAGTAACAATTTAACAG GTGCAACTCCAAATGAAATAGGGAATCTAACCATGCTGACCATTTTAGATTTTGCCGTCAACAAATTGAGTG GTGCAATTCCAATGGAAATAGGGAATTTAGCTTGGTTGACGAGTTTATATTTTCAAAGCAACAAATTGACAG GTGGAATACCTGAAAAGATTGGGAACCTTCACAGATTGGAGACGCTTGTTCTAGGTGATAATACATTGTCGGGTTCCATACCTACAGAAATTTCTAACATTTCATCTCTCCAAGTTATTGAACTCTATCAGAACAAGTTCTCAGGAACTATTCCTTTGACAATGAATCATAAGCTTAACAATCTGGAGACTTTATCTCTTTATCAGAATTACTTAAGTGGAGTTATTCCTAACTCCATCTCAAATGCTTCAAACCTTGTTGATTTGATGCTTGACGATAATGAGCTCATAGGTTCAATTCCCAGCTCTTTAGGAAGTTTAAGAAATCTTCAATTGATAAACTTGGCTTTCAATAGGCTGTCAAGTGAATCCTCATCTCCAGAATTAAGCTTTTTCACTTCCTTGACGACTTGTAGATCcttgagatatttagaggtgcaTCAAAATCCTCTAAATGGTTTTCTACCAGCTTCCTTTTCTAACTACTCAAGTTCTCTAGAAGATTTTGGTGCATTCAATTGTAAAATCAAAGGAAGCATCCCACTCGGAATCAGCAATTTGAGCAGTTTATTATACcttgatttttcaaataatgaATTGATTGGATCTATCCCAAGAACTATCAATAGGCTGATGAATCTTCAGGAGTTTTACTTAGAGTCCAATCAAATAAGAGATGTCTTGGACAGTTTTTGTGGATTCCAAAGTTTGGGGTACTTAGCATTAGGCCAAAATCAATTCTTTGGTAGTATTCCAGAATGCTTCAGAAATATGACAAGTTTGAGACAGATATTTCTGGACTCCAACAGGTTGGCATCCACCATACCTGCTACGCTATTGAGCATGAAAGATCTCCAAGTTCTAAGCCTGTCATCAAATTTCTTTAGTGGATCGCTGCCTCGAGAGATTGGGAACCTCAAAGCAATATATAGTTTAGATCTCTCGATTAATAAGTTGTCAGATGTTATTCCTACTACAATTGGAGAGCTACAAGCTTTACAAACTCTTTCATTGGCAAAAAATAATTTACAGGGTTCTATACCAAAATCAATTAGTAACATGTTGAACTTGGAATTCTTGGACATTTCACACAATAATCTCTCTGGCACAATACCCAAGTCATTGGAAGCACTCAAATACCTTAAGGAATTTAACGTTTCTTTTAATAGATTAAGTGGTGAAATTCCTCGAGGTGGTCCCTTTAGAAGCTTTACAGGTCAATTATTCATGAACAATGAAGCACTCTGTGGTGACCCAAGGCTTAGTGTTCCACCATGTCAAAGTAATTCAATTacaaaatcaaacaaaagaaagaagctTCTGCTTGTAATGTTGCTGTCAGGTATTGCAGCAATATTGATGGTAGTTACTATAACAATATGGATTCTAAGATGGTTGAAGAAACCAAACATTTCTAGTGGAACAGAGTTGATGTCAGTGGCAAAATATGGAAGATTTTCATACTATGAACTTTTGCACTCAACTAATAACTACAGTGAAAGCAATTTGATTGGAAAAGGGAGCATTGGTTCTGTTTACAAAGGGATCCTAAGTGATGGCATTGCTGTGGCTATCAAGGTATTCAACTTGCAAGTGGAAGGTGCATTGAAAAGTTTTGATAGAGAATGTGAGGTACTAAAGAGTCTACGCCATCGAAATCTTACAAAGGTGCTTGGTAGTTGCTCCAACCCTGAATTTAAAGCCTTGGTGCTCAAATACATGCCCAACGGGAGTCTTGAGACGTGGTTGTACTCGCACAACTATTTATTAGATCTAATTCAAAGAGTAAATATAATGATCGATGTTGCTTGTGCATTGGAGTATCTCCATTATGGTTACAATATTCCTGTGGTACATTGTGACCTGAAGCCCAGTAACATCTTGCTTGATGAAGATATGGTCGCTCATGTAAGTGATTTTGGTATTACAAAAATGTTTGGTGAAGGAGAAAGTATTTTGCACACCGAAACCTTTGCAACACTGGGATACATTGCACCAG AGTATGGATCAGAAGGGATAGTTTCCACAAGAATCGATGTATACAGTTTTGGAATAGTTTTGATGGAAACTTTTACAAGGGTAAAGCCCACTGATGAAATGTTTTCACGAGATTTGATCCTTAAAAGTTGGGTAGAAGATTCTCTCCCTGATGCATTTCAGGTCATTGATGCGAACTTAATAAGGCAAGAGGATGAGCATTTCACCGATAAGATGAAATGTGTTATATTTATCATGAAATTGGCTTTGAACTGCTGTAGAGAATCTCCAGGAGAAAGGATGAATATGAAAGATGTTTTagtagaattgaagaagattaaACACCAACTTCTTATCATA TCAAACCTTGAGTGGACCAGATACAATGTTGCAAACCAGATCAAGCAAATATTGCTGTATAATCCAAAAGCTTGA
- the LOC113732630 gene encoding uncharacterized protein isoform X3, with product MNKIYYSFCLIFSLAWLAVMAASNSNITADQSALLAFKDRMITSESQKILAKNWSVTSFVCDWMGITCGSRHLRVTALNISDMNLAGTIPPQLGNLSFLVSLDIKRNNFHGELPRELAHLRRLRHLDFGINNLGGELPSWFGYLHKLQYLSLRNNSFTGSIPPSISNMSNLETLWLSHNSLEGSVPIEFQNLNNLENLIIEQNQLSGPFPLHISNISSLQAISFMSNRLSGILPDNICHGLQKLTWLGLGGNNLTGQIPSTLSQCSLLQQFSLASNHLSGSIPKAIWNLTMLEGLYLGSNNLTGATPNEIGNLTMLTILDFAVNKLSGAIPMEIGNLAWLTSLYFQSNKLTGGIPEKIGNLHRLETLVLGDNTLSGSIPTEISNISSLQVIELYQNKFSGTIPLTMNHKLNNLETLSLYQNYLSGVIPNSISNASNLVDLMLDDNELIGSIPSSLGSLRNLQLINLAFNRLSSESSSPELSFFTSLTTCRSLRYLEVHQNPLNGFLPASFSNYSSSLEDFGAFNCKIKGSIPLGISNLSSLLYLDFSNNELIGSIPRTINRLMNLQEFYLESNQIRDVLDSFCGFQSLGYLALGQNQFFGSIPECFRNMTSLRQIFLDSNRLASTIPATLLSMKDLQVLSLSSNFFSGSLPREIGNLKAIYSLDLSINKLSDVIPTTIGELQALQTLSLAKNNLQGSIPKSISNMLNLEFLDISHNNLSGTIPKSLEALKYLKEFNVSFNRLSGEIPRGGPFRSFTGQLFMNNEALCGDPRLSVPPCQSNSITKSNKRKKLLLVMLLSGIAAILMVVTITIWILRWLKKPNISSGTELMSVAKYGRFSYYELLHSTNNYSESNLIGKGSIGSVYKGILSDGIAVAIKVFNLQVEGALKSFDRECEVLKSLRHRNLTKVLGSCSNPEFKALVLKYMPNGSLETWLYSHNYLLDLIQRVNIMIDVACALEYLHYGYNIPVVHCDLKPSNILLDEDMVAHVSDFGITKMFGEGESILHTETFATLGYIAPEYGSEGIVSTRIDVYSFGIVLMETFTRVKPTDEMFSRDLILKSWVEDSLPDAFQVIDANLIRQEDEHFTDKMKCVIFIMKLALNCCRESPGERMNMKDVLVELKKIKHQLLIIPTVKP from the exons ATGAACAAAATCTACTACTCTTTCTGCCTTATCTTTAGTTTAGCGTGGTTAGCCGTCATGGCAGCCAGCAACAGTAACATTACAGCTGATCAATCAGCTCTTCTTGCTTTTAAAGATCGCATGATCACCTCAGAATCTCAGAAAATCTTGGCAAAAAACTGGTCCGTCACCTCCTTCGTCTGTGATTGGATGGGGATCACCTGTGGCTCTCGACACCTCCGAGTGACTGCCCTGAATATTTCAGACATGAACCTTGCTGGTACTATACCTCCTCAACTTGGGAATCTGTCCTTTCTTGTTTCCCTTGACATTAAGAGAAACAATTTCCATGGAGAACTGCCTCGTGAGCTTGCTCACTTGCGCCGATTAAGACACCTTGATTTTGGAATCAACAATCTCGGTGGAGAGCTTCCCTCCTGGTTTGGTTATTTACACAAACTCCAATACCTTTCTCTCAGAAACAACAGCTTTACGGGTTCTATCCCGCCTTCCATCTCTAACATGTCAAACTTGGAGACGCTATGGCTGTCACACAATTCCCTTGAAGGGAGCGTTCCAATAGAATTTCAGAATCTTAATAATTTGGAGAATTTGATTATTGAGCAGAATCAGCTTTCGGGTCCGTTTCCTCTCCACATCTCCAATATTTCCTCGTTGCAAGCCATCTCTTTTATGAGCAACAGGTTATCTGGCATTCTTCCAGACAACATCTGTCACGGCCTTCAGAAACTTACCTGGCTTGGTCTAGGAGGTAATAATTTGACTGGTCAAATACCTTCAACATTATCTCAGTGTTCACTGCTTCAGCAGTTTTCCTTGGCTTCGAACCATTTAAGTGGATCCATACCTAAGGCAATTTGGAACTTGACAATGCTGGAGGGACTATACCTGGGGAGTAACAATTTAACAG GTGCAACTCCAAATGAAATAGGGAATCTAACCATGCTGACCATTTTAGATTTTGCCGTCAACAAATTGAGTG GTGCAATTCCAATGGAAATAGGGAATTTAGCTTGGTTGACGAGTTTATATTTTCAAAGCAACAAATTGACAG GTGGAATACCTGAAAAGATTGGGAACCTTCACAGATTGGAGACGCTTGTTCTAGGTGATAATACATTGTCGGGTTCCATACCTACAGAAATTTCTAACATTTCATCTCTCCAAGTTATTGAACTCTATCAGAACAAGTTCTCAGGAACTATTCCTTTGACAATGAATCATAAGCTTAACAATCTGGAGACTTTATCTCTTTATCAGAATTACTTAAGTGGAGTTATTCCTAACTCCATCTCAAATGCTTCAAACCTTGTTGATTTGATGCTTGACGATAATGAGCTCATAGGTTCAATTCCCAGCTCTTTAGGAAGTTTAAGAAATCTTCAATTGATAAACTTGGCTTTCAATAGGCTGTCAAGTGAATCCTCATCTCCAGAATTAAGCTTTTTCACTTCCTTGACGACTTGTAGATCcttgagatatttagaggtgcaTCAAAATCCTCTAAATGGTTTTCTACCAGCTTCCTTTTCTAACTACTCAAGTTCTCTAGAAGATTTTGGTGCATTCAATTGTAAAATCAAAGGAAGCATCCCACTCGGAATCAGCAATTTGAGCAGTTTATTATACcttgatttttcaaataatgaATTGATTGGATCTATCCCAAGAACTATCAATAGGCTGATGAATCTTCAGGAGTTTTACTTAGAGTCCAATCAAATAAGAGATGTCTTGGACAGTTTTTGTGGATTCCAAAGTTTGGGGTACTTAGCATTAGGCCAAAATCAATTCTTTGGTAGTATTCCAGAATGCTTCAGAAATATGACAAGTTTGAGACAGATATTTCTGGACTCCAACAGGTTGGCATCCACCATACCTGCTACGCTATTGAGCATGAAAGATCTCCAAGTTCTAAGCCTGTCATCAAATTTCTTTAGTGGATCGCTGCCTCGAGAGATTGGGAACCTCAAAGCAATATATAGTTTAGATCTCTCGATTAATAAGTTGTCAGATGTTATTCCTACTACAATTGGAGAGCTACAAGCTTTACAAACTCTTTCATTGGCAAAAAATAATTTACAGGGTTCTATACCAAAATCAATTAGTAACATGTTGAACTTGGAATTCTTGGACATTTCACACAATAATCTCTCTGGCACAATACCCAAGTCATTGGAAGCACTCAAATACCTTAAGGAATTTAACGTTTCTTTTAATAGATTAAGTGGTGAAATTCCTCGAGGTGGTCCCTTTAGAAGCTTTACAGGTCAATTATTCATGAACAATGAAGCACTCTGTGGTGACCCAAGGCTTAGTGTTCCACCATGTCAAAGTAATTCAATTacaaaatcaaacaaaagaaagaagctTCTGCTTGTAATGTTGCTGTCAGGTATTGCAGCAATATTGATGGTAGTTACTATAACAATATGGATTCTAAGATGGTTGAAGAAACCAAACATTTCTAGTGGAACAGAGTTGATGTCAGTGGCAAAATATGGAAGATTTTCATACTATGAACTTTTGCACTCAACTAATAACTACAGTGAAAGCAATTTGATTGGAAAAGGGAGCATTGGTTCTGTTTACAAAGGGATCCTAAGTGATGGCATTGCTGTGGCTATCAAGGTATTCAACTTGCAAGTGGAAGGTGCATTGAAAAGTTTTGATAGAGAATGTGAGGTACTAAAGAGTCTACGCCATCGAAATCTTACAAAGGTGCTTGGTAGTTGCTCCAACCCTGAATTTAAAGCCTTGGTGCTCAAATACATGCCCAACGGGAGTCTTGAGACGTGGTTGTACTCGCACAACTATTTATTAGATCTAATTCAAAGAGTAAATATAATGATCGATGTTGCTTGTGCATTGGAGTATCTCCATTATGGTTACAATATTCCTGTGGTACATTGTGACCTGAAGCCCAGTAACATCTTGCTTGATGAAGATATGGTCGCTCATGTAAGTGATTTTGGTATTACAAAAATGTTTGGTGAAGGAGAAAGTATTTTGCACACCGAAACCTTTGCAACACTGGGATACATTGCACCAG AGTATGGATCAGAAGGGATAGTTTCCACAAGAATCGATGTATACAGTTTTGGAATAGTTTTGATGGAAACTTTTACAAGGGTAAAGCCCACTGATGAAATGTTTTCACGAGATTTGATCCTTAAAAGTTGGGTAGAAGATTCTCTCCCTGATGCATTTCAGGTCATTGATGCGAACTTAATAAGGCAAGAGGATGAGCATTTCACCGATAAGATGAAATGTGTTATATTTATCATGAAATTGGCTTTGAACTGCTGTAGAGAATCTCCAGGAGAAAGGATGAATATGAAAGATGTTTTagtagaattgaagaagattaaACACCAACTTCTTATCATA CCAACAGTCAAACCTTGA